A window from Topomyia yanbarensis strain Yona2022 unplaced genomic scaffold, ASM3024719v1 HiC_scaffold_4, whole genome shotgun sequence encodes these proteins:
- the LOC131695421 gene encoding lipase 3-like, which translates to MNVRTTALLLLSYVVQSRILAEIVSSTTVTTTAALIVADGYLSEQHPVVTGDGYLLTLFRIPGSPRNPPQKGKSVVFLQHGVLCSSTDWVIMGPSSSLAYLLVDAGYDVWLGNARGNTYSRQHLLDDPSKVKFWDFSWHEMGMYDLPAMIDYVLDKTGEVSLHYVGHSQGTTSFFVMASMRPEYNRKIRSMQAFAPVAFMGNLKSPFVRAMAPFVNQIEWMMRMLGVNEFLPNSEMMALGGQKACNDESMFQEVCASVLFLIAGFNSDQMNRTVLPTILRHTPAGASVTQFVHYAQGVNSGRFRQLDYGILLNLRRYGSITPPNYPLERITAPVFLHYGDNDWLAAVGDVQQLERQLGNSVGLFRVPDDRWNHLDFTYAINAKSLLYERVIELIARWNVPI; encoded by the exons ATGAACGTACGTACAACCGCTCTTCTTCTACTTTCCTACGTTGTTCAAAGCCGGATCCTGGCGGAAATTGTTTCGAGCACCACCGTCACTACAACGGCCGCTCTGATTGTCGCCGATGGTTACCTTTCCGAGCAACATCCGGTAGTCACTGGCGACGGGTACCTGCTAACATTGTTTCGAATCCCTGGAAGTCCGCGTAACCCACCACAGAAGGGTAAGTCCGTGGTTTTTCTTCAGCATGGAGTACTCTGTTCGTCGACCGATTGGGTCATCATGGGTCCGAGCAGCTCGCTGGCATACTTGCTGGTAGATGCCGGCTATGATGTTTGGTTGGGAAATGCTCGAGGAAACACCTACTCGCGGCAACACCTTCTGGATGATCCGTCCAAAGTGAAGTTCTGGGATTTCAGCTGGCACGAGATGGGAATGTACGACTTACCGGCGATGATCGATTACGTGTTGGATAAAACTGGAGAGGTTTCACTTCACTACGTTGGACATTCGCAGGGAACAACGTCTTTCTTTGTCATGGCGTCAATGCGGCCGGAGTATAACAGGAAGATTCGTTCGATGCAAGCTTTCGCTCCGGTGGCATTCATGGGCAACTTGAAGTCTCCGTTTGTTCGTGCGATGGCTCCGTTCGTGAACCAGATCGAG TGGATGATGCGAATGTTAGGAGTGAATGAGTTCCTACCGAACAGTGAGATGATGGCGCTCGGTGGACAGAAGGCTTGCAACGATGAGTCCATGTTCCAGGAAGTTTGTGCTAGCGTACTGTTTCTGATTGCTGGTTTCAACTCGGATCAGATGAATCGAACAGTTCTGCCAACTATTCTACGTCACACACCAGCCGGAGCTTCCGTTACGCAGTTCGTACATTATGCTCAAGGTGTCAACTCGGGTCGCTTCCGACAGTTAGACTACGGCATTCTGCTCAACTTGCGTCGATACGGATCGATAACTCCACCGAATTACCCCTTGGAACGTATTACCGCACCAGTGTTTTTGCACTATGGTGATAACGATTGGCTAGCGGCCGTCGGAGACGTTCAGCAGCTTGAACGACAGCTCGGGAATTCGGTTGGACTGTTTCGGGTTCCCGACGATCGCTGGAATCACCTGGACTTTACGTACGCCATCAATGCGAAGAGTTTGCTGTACGAGCGAGTCATTGAACTGATTGCCCGGTGGAATGTGCCGATTtag
- the LOC131695422 gene encoding lipase 3-like isoform X1 — protein MTLVKATGCSPVSTSSGLLILLLLVANQPNHARAAVANSATGGSGESILDNLISGLMSTAETAKSYLDIGGFSGDREVRDQQAGPPASMEAEVTTGSFFGHTTSTAGGNTVSSTVASSSMTIDGQTPFWNPFNWLKPRAVSIPYNPDTDLSTPEIAVRHGYNAESHTLKTVDGYLLTLHRIPCGRTGCASSGKGTGQPVFLQHGLLSSSADWLLSGPEKALAFILADAGYDVWLGNARGNTYSRKHVSMSSDETAFWDFSWHEMALFDIPAEIDFVYAMRELEHNATDRNLLYVGHSMGTTMAFVLLASRPEYNDRIEAVFAMAPVAFMGHVKSPIRLLAPFSNDIEIPLDQFPSLHIPNWVDGFANDILKRLSLRLLMILKFFGSNEFMPQNKIIRYLAKYGCELTEAEKYICENTVFVLCGFDKEQYNATLMPVIFGHTPAGTSTKTVVHYAQEIHEHGNFQQFDYGEAENQRRYGQSKPPSYDLDSITTPIALFYANNDWLAGPMDVANLFSRLTRTSIGMFRVPNDNFNHVDFLWGNDAPEVVYKQLVMLMQRYK, from the exons ATGACCTTGGTCAAAGCAACCGGCTGTTCGCCGGTGTCCACCAGTAGTGGCCTACTTATACTACTGCTGCTAGTCGCTAATCAACCGAACCACGCAAGAGCAGCAGTAGCAAACTCAGCAACCGGCGGAAGTGGCGAAAGTATCCTAGATAACCTCATATCCGGACTGATGTCAACGGCAGAAACTGCCAAAAGCTACCTGGACATAGGTGGCTTTAGCGGTGACCGTGAAGTGAGAGACCAGCAGGCAGGACCACCGGCATCGATGGAAGCGGAAGTGACAACCGGTTCGTTTTTCGGACACACTACTTCGACGGCCGGTGGTAACACCGTCAGCTCGACGGTAGCCTCCTCCTCGATGACAATCGATGGACAGACGCCCTTCTGGAATCCGTTCAACTGGCTGAAACCGCGGGCCGTTTCGATTCCGTACAACCCGGACACGGATCTAAGCACG CCGGAAATAGCAGTCCGTCACGGGTACAACGCGGAATCCCACACACTCAAAACGGTCGATGGATACCTGCTGACGCTGCATCGAATCCCATGCGGTCGGACTGGCTGTGCGAGCAGTGGCAAAGGTACCGGTCAGCCCGTCTTTCTGCAGCATGGTCTGCTGTCCAGTTCGGCCGATTGGCTGCTGAGTGGACCGGAGAAGGCACTGGCCTTCATCCTAGCCGATGCTGGGTACGATGTGTGGCTGGGGAATGCCCGCGGGAATACCTACTCCCGGAAGCACGTATCCATGAGTAGCGACGAGACGGCATTCTGGGATTTTAGCTGGCATGAGATGGCACTTTTTGACATTCCAGCTGAGATTGACTTTGTTTACGCTATGCGAG AGTTGGAACATAATGCCACCGATCGGAATCTGCTCTACGTGGGTCACTCGATGGGAACTACTATGGCCTTCGTGCTGCTTGCCAGTCGACCGGAGTACAACGATCGTATTGAGGCCGTGTTCGCAATGGCCCCCGTTGCCTTCATGGGACACGTCAAAAGTCCAATTCGGTTGCTAGCTCCGTTCTCCAACGACATCGAG ATACCACTAGATCAGTTTCCCAGTCTTCATATTCCCAATTGGGTAGACGGGTTCGCCAACGATATCCTCAAGCGGCTATCGTTGCGTCTGTTG ATGATCCTGAAATTTTTCGGTAGCAACGAGTTCATGCCGCAGAACAAAATCATCCGCTACCTGGCCAAGTACGGTTGCGAGTTGACGGAGGCGGAAAAGTACATCTGCGAGAACACCGTCTTCGTGCTGTGCGGCTTCGACAAGGAGCAATACAACGCCACCCTGATGCCGGTCATCTTCGGTCACACGCCGGCCGGGACGTCAACCAAGACGGTGGTTCACTATGCCCAGGAAATTCACGAACACGGCAATTTTCAACAGTTCGACTACGGCGAGGCGGAGAACCAACGACGCTACGGACAGTCGAAGCCTCCGAGTTACGATCTGGATAGTATCACGACACCGATCGCACTGTTCTACGCCAACAATGACTGGCTGGCCGGTCCGATGGATGTGGCCAATCTGTTCAGTCGGTTGACACGCACCTCGATCGGGATGTTTCGGGTACCGAATGATAACTTTAACCACGTTGACTTTCTGTGGGGTAATGACGCACCGGAGGTGGTCTACAAGCAGCTGGTTATGCTGATGCAGAGGTATAAGTGA
- the LOC131695422 gene encoding lipase 3-like isoform X2 produces the protein MTLVKATGCSPVSTSSGLLILLLLVANQPNHARAAVANSATGGSGESILDNLISGLMSTAETAKSYLDIGGFSGDREVRDQQAGPPASMEAEVTTGSFFGHTTSTAGGNTVSSTVASSSMTIDGQTPFWNPFNWLKPRAVSIPYNPDTDLSTPEIAVRHGYNAESHTLKTVDGYLLTLHRIPCGRTGCASSGKGTGQPVFLQHGLLSSSADWLLSGPEKALAFILADAGYDVWLGNARGNTYSRKHVSMSSDETAFWDFSWHEMALFDIPAEIDFVYAMRELEHNATDRNLLYVGHSMGTTMAFVLLASRPEYNDRIEAVFAMAPVAFMGHVKSPIRLLAPFSNDIEMILKFFGSNEFMPQNKIIRYLAKYGCELTEAEKYICENTVFVLCGFDKEQYNATLMPVIFGHTPAGTSTKTVVHYAQEIHEHGNFQQFDYGEAENQRRYGQSKPPSYDLDSITTPIALFYANNDWLAGPMDVANLFSRLTRTSIGMFRVPNDNFNHVDFLWGNDAPEVVYKQLVMLMQRYK, from the exons ATGACCTTGGTCAAAGCAACCGGCTGTTCGCCGGTGTCCACCAGTAGTGGCCTACTTATACTACTGCTGCTAGTCGCTAATCAACCGAACCACGCAAGAGCAGCAGTAGCAAACTCAGCAACCGGCGGAAGTGGCGAAAGTATCCTAGATAACCTCATATCCGGACTGATGTCAACGGCAGAAACTGCCAAAAGCTACCTGGACATAGGTGGCTTTAGCGGTGACCGTGAAGTGAGAGACCAGCAGGCAGGACCACCGGCATCGATGGAAGCGGAAGTGACAACCGGTTCGTTTTTCGGACACACTACTTCGACGGCCGGTGGTAACACCGTCAGCTCGACGGTAGCCTCCTCCTCGATGACAATCGATGGACAGACGCCCTTCTGGAATCCGTTCAACTGGCTGAAACCGCGGGCCGTTTCGATTCCGTACAACCCGGACACGGATCTAAGCACG CCGGAAATAGCAGTCCGTCACGGGTACAACGCGGAATCCCACACACTCAAAACGGTCGATGGATACCTGCTGACGCTGCATCGAATCCCATGCGGTCGGACTGGCTGTGCGAGCAGTGGCAAAGGTACCGGTCAGCCCGTCTTTCTGCAGCATGGTCTGCTGTCCAGTTCGGCCGATTGGCTGCTGAGTGGACCGGAGAAGGCACTGGCCTTCATCCTAGCCGATGCTGGGTACGATGTGTGGCTGGGGAATGCCCGCGGGAATACCTACTCCCGGAAGCACGTATCCATGAGTAGCGACGAGACGGCATTCTGGGATTTTAGCTGGCATGAGATGGCACTTTTTGACATTCCAGCTGAGATTGACTTTGTTTACGCTATGCGAG AGTTGGAACATAATGCCACCGATCGGAATCTGCTCTACGTGGGTCACTCGATGGGAACTACTATGGCCTTCGTGCTGCTTGCCAGTCGACCGGAGTACAACGATCGTATTGAGGCCGTGTTCGCAATGGCCCCCGTTGCCTTCATGGGACACGTCAAAAGTCCAATTCGGTTGCTAGCTCCGTTCTCCAACGACATCGAG ATGATCCTGAAATTTTTCGGTAGCAACGAGTTCATGCCGCAGAACAAAATCATCCGCTACCTGGCCAAGTACGGTTGCGAGTTGACGGAGGCGGAAAAGTACATCTGCGAGAACACCGTCTTCGTGCTGTGCGGCTTCGACAAGGAGCAATACAACGCCACCCTGATGCCGGTCATCTTCGGTCACACGCCGGCCGGGACGTCAACCAAGACGGTGGTTCACTATGCCCAGGAAATTCACGAACACGGCAATTTTCAACAGTTCGACTACGGCGAGGCGGAGAACCAACGACGCTACGGACAGTCGAAGCCTCCGAGTTACGATCTGGATAGTATCACGACACCGATCGCACTGTTCTACGCCAACAATGACTGGCTGGCCGGTCCGATGGATGTGGCCAATCTGTTCAGTCGGTTGACACGCACCTCGATCGGGATGTTTCGGGTACCGAATGATAACTTTAACCACGTTGACTTTCTGTGGGGTAATGACGCACCGGAGGTGGTCTACAAGCAGCTGGTTATGCTGATGCAGAGGTATAAGTGA
- the LOC131695494 gene encoding 26S proteasome non-ATPase regulatory subunit 13-like, translating to MSAANVASYLAEQKKSADKELAAEWTQIEELYNEKLWNELTIKLNSFVKNPAMQTEEALLGLYHNFITSFETKMNPYGLVQILTVVISFIEDKKEAIAFLEKLKEKVKVCDEALWMCKVLQGQIFLEHLNELDETKKIIEDLKDILEEAGNVTPVHGKYYMLAANYYRLVGQHSDYYRCGLQFLGCSMDTYPKDQWPQQAFFLGLAALLGEGIYNIGELLAHPILESLNGTENEWLVELLRAFNFGDIVKFEQMKPKWSTIADLAAQEVKLRQKISLLCLMEMTFKRPANKRTISFDEIAKEAKLPIKEVEILIMKALAQGLVKGAIDEVAGVVNMTWVQPRVLDRKQVAAMAGTLDNWMASITTMEQLIESRASEILTN from the exons ATGTCAGCTGCAAACGTTGCCAGTTACCTGGCGGAACAGAAGAAATCCGCCGACAAGGAACTGGCCGCCGAGTGGACCCAAATCGAGGAGCTGTACAATGAGaa GTTGTGGAACGAACTAACCATCAAGTTGAACAGCTTCGTCAAGAATCCGGCGATGCAAACCGAGGAAGCTCTGCTGGGACTGTACCACAATTTTATCACTTCCTTCGAAACGAA GATGAATCCGTACGGTTTGGTGCAGATCCTAACGGTGGTGATTTCGTTTATCGAGGACAAAAAGGAAGCGATTGCGTTTCTGGAGAAGCTCAAGGAAAAGGTTAAAGTTTGCGACGAGGCACTGTGGATGTGCAAGGTGCTCCAGGGGCAGATCTTTCTGGAGCACTTGAATGAGCTGGACGAGACGAAGAAGATAATCGAAGATTTGAAGGATATCCTGGAGGAGGCGGGTAATGTGACGCCGGTGCACGGCAAGTACTATATGCTGGCGGCCAACTATTACCG CCTGGTCGGTCAGCACAGCGACTACTACCGCTGTGGTTTGCAGTTCCTGGGCTGCTCGATGGACACCTATCCGAAGGATCAATGGCCGCAGCAAGCGTTCTTCCTCGGCCTGGCTGCTTTGCTGGGCGAGGGTATTTACAACATTGGCGAACTG CTCGCACACCCAATCCTGGAATCGCTAAACGGAACCGAAAACGAGTGGCTCGTAGAGCTGCTGCGTGCCTTCAACTTCGGCGATATCGTCAAGTTCGAACAGATGAAACCCAAGTGGAGTACCATTGCCGATTTGGCCGCCCAGGAAGTGAAACTGCGCCAGAAAATCTCGCTGCTGTGTCTGATGGAGATGACATTCAAGCGGCCGGCCAATAAGCGCACCATCAGTTTCGACGAGATTGCCAAGGAGGCGAAACTGCCGATCAAGGAGGTGGAAATCCTAATCATGAAGGCACTGGCTCAGGGACTGGTGAAGGGAGCGATCGATGAGGTAGCTGGAGTGGTCAACATGACCTGGGTTCAGCCGAGAGTACTCGATCGGAAGCAGGTTGCGGCTATGGCCGGCACGCTGGACAACTGGATGGCGTCGATTACCACCATGGAACAGCTGATCGAAAGCCGGGCGAGTGAGATTTTGACGAACtga